One Polynucleobacter necessarius genomic window, GCTTTTGGGTACTTGGTGAAAAGGCATAAATTCGCTGACCCCATTGATGGCCCTGTGGGTTCGGGACGGTCTGACTGAGGTCAGGGGCGATTTCGAGGGTTTGGATGCCCAGTTGCGCCATCCCTAAGGCGCAAGCCTTTCCAGCAATGCCTCCACCGACCACCACCACATCAACGGAGCGAATTTGAGGGGGATTAGTAGGCTTTTTGCCCGCTTGATTTTGGTGTGATTCTGTCATAACTCGATGATATCGAAACTAGCCCCTTTACAATAAGGCCATGTCTTTGAAATGTGGCATCGTCGGCCTGCCTAATGTCGGCAAATCTACCCTCTTTAATGCGCTTACCAAGGCTGGAATCGCAGCGGAAAATTACCCTTTCTGCACGATTGAACCCAATGTAGGCGTTGTTGAGGTTCCTGACCCTCGTCTAGCCGCTTTGGCTGAGATCGTAAAGCCTGAGCGCATTCTGCCTGCTGCCGTCGAGTTCGTCGATATTGCAGGTTTGGTGGCTGGCGCTTCCAAGGGTGAAGGTCTTGGCAACCGGTTTTTAGCCAATATTCGGGAAGCTGACGCAATTACTCATGTGGTGCGCTGTTTTGAGGATCCGAATGTTGTGCACGCAGCCGGTAATGTTGACCCGATCGCCGATATTGGCGTGATTGATACTGAGCTGGCATTATCCGATTTAGCTACTGTAGAAAAAACACTGGCTCGCTCCAGTAAGGCTGCTAAATCTGGTAACGATAAAGAGGCTGCAGCATTGGTTGCTGTTTTGACAAAAGTTCAAGCGCATTTAGATTCCGCGCAACCAGTTCGAAGCTTGGATTTGAGTGATGATGAAAAATTGCTGATTAAGCCTCTTTGTTTAATCACGGATAAGCCAGCGATGTATGTAGCGAATGTCAAAGAGGATGGATTTGAAAATAACCCCCATCTTGAAGCTGTAAAGCAACATGCCGCTAAAGAAAAAGCTCCTGTTGTTGCAGTCTGTGCAGCGATTGAAGCCGAAATTGCCGATTTAGAGGATGCTGATAAAGCGGAGTTCCTGGCGGACCTGGGAATGAATGAGCCAGGCCTGGATCGCGTCATTCGTGCTGGTTATGCTTTATTGGGCTTGCATACCTATTTCACGGCGGGCGTTAAAGAAGTGCGTGCATGGACTATTCACCAAGGCGATACTGCCCCGCAAGCGGCAGGAGTTATTCATACCGATTTCGAGCGGGGTTTTATTCGTGCACAGATAATTGCTTACGATGACTTTATTCAATACAAAGGGGAGTCCGGTGCTAAAGAGGCGGGTAAGATGCGTGCCGAGGGTAAAGAGTATGCTGTGAAAGATGGCGACGTGTTGAATTTCTTATTTAATGTTTGATTTTCTTTAGAGATCAATGCGTCAATAAAAAAGCCCTGAATACAGGGCTTTTTTCTATGCTTCAGAAGGTGATCTCAGGCTGATCAAGAGCCTTCTCTAAGCATTTTGAAATCTCGTCGTTACGTTTAATGGCAAGCTTGGTGGGATGCACTTTTTTCGACCATCCGCATTGGTTGCCATTGATATAGCCCATAGCGCTAAGATTTTTCAGGCGACCGTGTAGCGTAGCCTGTGAGCCAAGCGCACTTAATGAAATGAGGTCACCTACCAAGATGGCTTGCTTTGCATGGGCAGAGGCAATGATTTTGTTTAGAAGACTTTCTTCGATGCAATCGAGCTTTTTACCTGGATTGGTTCGGTCAAGCGCATCAATCAGGTTTAAAAACCGCAGATAGGGGGACTGCTTGGTAATTGCCATTTATATTATTTGTAATATTTTTTTAATTAAATCCCAGTCAAGAAACTTAGACTTTGAGCTTAACAGTTTAATGTGCATAACTATTTGAAACAATTGATTCTAGTCAACAAAAAATAATCCATACTCCAGGTAATGATAAGAAATTTTGGAAATCTTCGCATTGGGCTGATTGGTATTTTAATTAGCGCCATTTCATATGCCACACTTTTTTATCTGAACGCATGGTTAACAAGTGAATTTAGTTTTGGCATTGGCGTTAATTAGATCTATTTGCCTGCAGGCTTACGTCTCTTTTTGACGCTCATATTTGGATTATCGGGAGCGTGTGGAATTGCCATTGCTTCATTTTTAATTAGTTATTTTGGCGAACTACCGCCAGATTTAACGCTATGCATCGGCACGGGTTTGATTTCTGGGTTTGCGCCATACCTGGCCAGATTTGTTGTATTTCAAAACATCAAGCTCGATTCCGATTTAAGTAATCTGAGTTTACCAAAGCTATTGATCTGCATTTTGATTTATCCGCTACTAAGCTCAGGACTACATCAGTTTTGGTATGCGGTTACTGAGCTTGAAAATAGTGGAACTGTGAATCACTTTTTAGTCATGTTTATCGGCGACGTGTTGAGATCTTTACTACTAATAATCTCGCTGATTAAAAGTATTCTAGATGGCTTGAAAAGGCTGGGAAAGCTTCATTCCCAGCGAGATTTTAAGAGAGATTTATGAAAATAAATGGCCGAGTGCTGCGCCAGGATCTGCTGAACGCATAAACGCCTCGCCGACTAAAAATGCATTGACTTGATTGTCTCGCATCAATTGAACATCTGCTCTACTCAGGATGCCGGACTCAGTGACTAAGGTTTTTGTTTCGGGAACAGAAGATAAAAGCGAGAGTGTCGTTTTAAGCGTAACCTCAAAGGTCTTCAAGTTGCGATTATTGATTCCAAGTAGCGGAGTTTTCAGTTCAAGAGCCTGCTCCAGCTCGGCGGCATTATGTACCTCTACTAATACATCTAGACCCAAGTCATTGGCGCATGCTTCCAGATCTTTCATTTGATTGAGTTCAAGGCAGGCTACGATCAGCAAAATAGCATCTGCACTTATCGCACGCGCTTCATAAACTTGGTATGGATCGATAGTGAAGTCTTTTCGTAAAACTGGAATATGACAGGCAGCCCGAGCTTCTTCAAGATAGGCATTAGATCCCTGAAAGTACTCAACATCGGTTAATACCGATAAACATGCGGCACCATATTTTTCATAGGACTTGGCAATATCTGCTGGAATAAAGTTTTCCCGCAAAATTCCTTTGCTTGGGCTGGCCTTCTTGATTTCGGTAATGCCTCCAGCGCTGCCTGCAGCAATTTTTTGCTCGATTGAACGAATAAATCCCCGAGGTTTTAAGGTGGCGTCTTGGTTATTGGATTCCGCTCTCTCACGTTGGTTTGCTAGTGAGATTTGCTTTACATCTCTGGCAATCTCCATCTTTTTGGTTGCAACAATTTTTTGAAGAATATTGCTCATGAGCAGAAGTTTATTCTGACTGGGTTGCCGCTACAAAAGCATCCAGTTTTTGACGGGCAGCTCCGGATGCAATCGCTGCCTTTGCCATCGTGATGCCGCTGGCAATGTCTGAGGCTACTCCGGCAACATAAAGTGTTGCGCCTGCATTTAAGCAAACGATATCGCTCGCTGGACCAAGTTTATTGTCAATCACATCCAAAACAATTTTTTTAGATTCTTCTGCATTCGCGACTTTAAAACCGTTGGTAGGTGCAGTGTTTAATCCAAAATTGCTCGGGTGAATTTCATACTCACGAACGGCGCCATCTATGAGTTCGCCAACTAAGGTGGGGCCTTCGAGTGAAATTTCATCGAGACCATCGCGACCGTAGACGACTAGAGCATGATTCATCCCCAGTGCTTGCAAGACGCGTGCCTGAATACCAACCAGATCCGGATGAAACACGCCCATCAAAATACGTTTCGCATTTGCTGGGTTAGTTAATGGACCCAAAATATTGAAAATCGTACGTACACCTAATTGTTTACGAATCGGCACTACATTTTTCATGGCGGGATGGTGGTTCGGTGCGAACATAAAACCGGCACCAATCTTCGAAACGCACTCGGCAACCCGGTCTGCATTGAGGGCAAGATTTACGCCAAGCGCTTCAAGTACATCAGCGCTGCCAGATTTGCTGCTGACACTGCGGTTGCCGTGTTTGGCGATCTTAGCGCCAGCTGCTGCTGCCACAAACATAGCGGCAGTAGAAATATTGAAGGTATGGGCACCATCGCCGCCAGTGCCCACGACGTCTACAAGATGGGTGCGATCTTTGACATCGACCGCGGTAGCAAACTCACGCATGACTTGAGCTGCTGCGGCGATTTCACCAACAGTCTCTTTTTTAGTCCGAAGCGCTACTAATAATCCAGCAACAAGCTCAGTGGATATTTCACCGCTCATGATGAGGCGCATCATCGTCGTCATTTCGTCATGGAAAAGCTCGCGATGTTCAATGCATCGTTGTAGTGCTTCTTGAGGAGTAATTGCCATAGCGTATTGAAATGATTTATTTGCTTTGTAGGAAGTTCTTGAGCAGGGCATGACTATGCTCGGACAGTATTGATTCAGGGTGGAATTGCACGCCCTCAACAGCAAGCTCCTTGTGGCGTACACCCATGATTTCACCCTCAGAAGAGGTAGCTGTAATCTCTAAACAAGCAGGCATGGTTGCTTTTTCGATAGCCAGGGAGTGATAACGCGGCGCTTTAAATGGGTCTGGCAAGTTTTTGAATACACCTACTCCAGTGTGATGAATGCTGTCAGTTTTGCCATGCATCACTTTTTGAGCTCGTACGAGCTTACCTCCAAATGCCTCACCAATTGCTTGGTGCCCAAGGCAAACACCTAAGATGGGAATTTTTCCTGCATAGTGCTTGATGGTTTCGACAGAAATCCCTGCTTCTGTTGGGTTGCAAGGACCAGGTGAAATGCAAATACGCGCTGGATTCAATCTGGCGATGTCACCCACTGAAATTTCGTCATTACGAAATACCTTGACGTCCTCGCCTAGCTCAGCAAAGTATTGAACGAGGTTATAGGTAAAAGAATCGTAGTTATCAATCATTAGGAGCATCGAGTCCTCCTTGTACTAAATCTGCTGCCGTTAAAACTGCGCGTGCTTTAGCTTCAGTTTCTTTCCATTCGGTGGTTGGATCCGAATCGGCTACTACACCAGCACCTGCCTGGGAGTGCAGCATACCCTCACGAATCACCCCGGTACGAATGGCGATTGCCACATCTATATCGCCTGAGAATGAAAGATAGCCAACTGCACCGCCATAAACGCCACGTTTCACAATTTCCATCTCATCAATGATTTCCATGGCGCGAATTTTTGGGGCGCCAGACAAAGTGCCCGCAGGAAAGGTTGCGCGCAATACGTCCATATTGCTCATGCCGTCTAAGAGGTCACCCTCGACTGAGCTCACAATGTGTTGTACGTGAGAATATTTTTCAATCGACATGGAGTCAGTTACCTTAACTGATCCAGTTTTCGCAATGCGACCCACATCATTGCGGGCCAAGTCGATGAGCATGACGTGCTCAGCAATTTCTTTTGGATCCGCCAGTAGTTCTTTTGCAAGGCGCTCATCTTCCTTTGGGTTGGCACCGCGAGGGCGGGTGCCGGCCAATGGGCGAATTGTCACAATTTTTTCTGCCGCACGTTTTTCTTGGCGAACCAAGATTTCTGGGGAAGATCCTACGATTTGCATATCGCCAAAGTCATAGAAATACATGTATGGCGACGGATTTAGCGAGCGTAATGCGCGATAGAGTGCAAGTGGAGAATCGGTAAAGGGTTTACTAATGCGCTGGCCAATAACAACCTGCATGCAGTCGCCGGCCAAAATGTATTCTTTGGTTTTGCGAACCGCATTTTCAAAATCAGCCGCATTAAATTTACGGATTAATTCAGTCTTAGAGCTTGCTAATGAAGGTGGCATAGCCACTTGTTGATTCAGACAGGCCAGTAGTTCCTTTAGGCGAGCTTGGGATTTTTCAAAGCTATCTGAGACATTGGGATCGGCATAAATAATGAAATAAATTTTGCCGGCAACATTGTCAATCACTGCCAACTCTTCAGTGAGCATGAGTTGAATATCGGGCACGCCTAATTCATCTGGTAGATCGTGTTTAGCTAGGCGAGACTCAATATAGCGCACGGTGTCATAGCCAAAATAACCAGCGAGGCCACCGCAAAATCGTGGAAGACCAGTTTGCACTGCCACCTTAAAGCGCTTGAAATAGGCATCTACAAAATCCAGTGGATTGTCAGTATTGGTTTCGACGACATTGCCTTCAGTCACTACTTCATTGACTGGTTTGGTGGGAGCGCCTACGGTGCGAATGATGGTCTTGGCAGGAAGACCAATAAACGAGAAGCGACCAAAACGCTCTCCTCCTAAAACGGACTCCAACAAATACGTATTTTTTTTGCCAAATGCCTGACTCAATTTCACATAAAGCGAGAGAGGAGTCTCGAGATCCGCTAAGACGTCTTTCACGAGAGGAATGCGATTGAAACCCTGCTTTGCTAGGGCGTTAAATTCTTCACGCAACATCAGGCTTTTCCTAGCTTTCCTAATTCAGAGCGCATCGCCTCAATCACTTGTGCGTAATTGTCTTGTCCAAAAATGGCAGAGCCGGCAACAAAGGTATCTGCACCCGCTTTTGCAACTTGAGCAATGTTATCGACCTTAATACCGCCATCAACTTCCAAACGAATATGGCGTCCAGTTTCGGTGGCGTAGCGGTCCAATCGATTGCGTACCTGAGCAATTTTTTGCAAAGTGCTTGGGATGAAGAATTGGCCGCCAAAACCAGGGTTGACCGACATGAGCAGCACGAGATCAATGAGATCAAGAGTGCGATCAAGATGATCTAAGGGAGTTGCGGGATTGAATACGAGACCTGCTTGACAACCCTGATCGCGAATCAAATTGAGTGTGCGATTGACGTGGGGGCTAGCTTCCGGGTGGAAGATTATGAGGTTTGCACCCGCTTTTGCAAAATCGGGAACGATGCGGTCAACCGGTTCAATCATTAAATGAACATCGATTAGCGCTGGCTGACCATTTTTGGTTGCATATGGACGAATAGCCTCACACACTAAAGGGCCAATAGTGAGATTTGGAACGTAATGGTTGTCCATCACATCAAAGTGAATCCAGTCAGCGCCTGCCAATAAAACGTTTTGTACTTCCTTGCCTAAGCAGGCAAAGTCAGCCGACAAAATAGAAGGGGCAATCAGAAATTGACTTTGAGATGGTGTTTTTTGGCTTTCCATCCCTAGATTCTAGCTTGCAGTTGGCCTTGGAATGGAGCAGAATTCGAACGTGAACCCCCATGAAATCAGTATTACGGTCAAGACTCAGTACCT contains:
- the ychF gene encoding redox-regulated ATPase YchF is translated as MSLKCGIVGLPNVGKSTLFNALTKAGIAAENYPFCTIEPNVGVVEVPDPRLAALAEIVKPERILPAAVEFVDIAGLVAGASKGEGLGNRFLANIREADAITHVVRCFEDPNVVHAAGNVDPIADIGVIDTELALSDLATVEKTLARSSKAAKSGNDKEAAALVAVLTKVQAHLDSAQPVRSLDLSDDEKLLIKPLCLITDKPAMYVANVKEDGFENNPHLEAVKQHAAKEKAPVVAVCAAIEAEIADLEDADKAEFLADLGMNEPGLDRVIRAGYALLGLHTYFTAGVKEVRAWTIHQGDTAPQAAGVIHTDFERGFIRAQIIAYDDFIQYKGESGAKEAGKMRAEGKEYAVKDGDVLNFLFNV
- the trpC gene encoding indole-3-glycerol phosphate synthase TrpC gives rise to the protein MSNILQKIVATKKMEIARDVKQISLANQRERAESNNQDATLKPRGFIRSIEQKIAAGSAGGITEIKKASPSKGILRENFIPADIAKSYEKYGAACLSVLTDVEYFQGSNAYLEEARAACHIPVLRKDFTIDPYQVYEARAISADAILLIVACLELNQMKDLEACANDLGLDVLVEVHNAAELEQALELKTPLLGINNRNLKTFEVTLKTTLSLLSSVPETKTLVTESGILSRADVQLMRDNQVNAFLVGEAFMRSADPGAALGHLFS
- the trpD gene encoding anthranilate phosphoribosyltransferase is translated as MAITPQEALQRCIEHRELFHDEMTTMMRLIMSGEISTELVAGLLVALRTKKETVGEIAAAAQVMREFATAVDVKDRTHLVDVVGTGGDGAHTFNISTAAMFVAAAAGAKIAKHGNRSVSSKSGSADVLEALGVNLALNADRVAECVSKIGAGFMFAPNHHPAMKNVVPIRKQLGVRTIFNILGPLTNPANAKRILMGVFHPDLVGIQARVLQALGMNHALVVYGRDGLDEISLEGPTLVGELIDGAVREYEIHPSNFGLNTAPTNGFKVANAEESKKIVLDVIDNKLGPASDIVCLNAGATLYVAGVASDIASGITMAKAAIASGAARQKLDAFVAATQSE
- a CDS encoding anthranilate synthase component II; this encodes MLLMIDNYDSFTYNLVQYFAELGEDVKVFRNDEISVGDIARLNPARICISPGPCNPTEAGISVETIKHYAGKIPILGVCLGHQAIGEAFGGKLVRAQKVMHGKTDSIHHTGVGVFKNLPDPFKAPRYHSLAIEKATMPACLEITATSSEGEIMGVRHKELAVEGVQFHPESILSEHSHALLKNFLQSK
- the trpE gene encoding anthranilate synthase component I, with amino-acid sequence MLREEFNALAKQGFNRIPLVKDVLADLETPLSLYVKLSQAFGKKNTYLLESVLGGERFGRFSFIGLPAKTIIRTVGAPTKPVNEVVTEGNVVETNTDNPLDFVDAYFKRFKVAVQTGLPRFCGGLAGYFGYDTVRYIESRLAKHDLPDELGVPDIQLMLTEELAVIDNVAGKIYFIIYADPNVSDSFEKSQARLKELLACLNQQVAMPPSLASSKTELIRKFNAADFENAVRKTKEYILAGDCMQVVIGQRISKPFTDSPLALYRALRSLNPSPYMYFYDFGDMQIVGSSPEILVRQEKRAAEKIVTIRPLAGTRPRGANPKEDERLAKELLADPKEIAEHVMLIDLARNDVGRIAKTGSVKVTDSMSIEKYSHVQHIVSSVEGDLLDGMSNMDVLRATFPAGTLSGAPKIRAMEIIDEMEIVKRGVYGGAVGYLSFSGDIDVAIAIRTGVIREGMLHSQAGAGVVADSDPTTEWKETEAKARAVLTAADLVQGGLDAPND
- the rpe gene encoding ribulose-phosphate 3-epimerase; its protein translation is MESQKTPSQSQFLIAPSILSADFACLGKEVQNVLLAGADWIHFDVMDNHYVPNLTIGPLVCEAIRPYATKNGQPALIDVHLMIEPVDRIVPDFAKAGANLIIFHPEASPHVNRTLNLIRDQGCQAGLVFNPATPLDHLDRTLDLIDLVLLMSVNPGFGGQFFIPSTLQKIAQVRNRLDRYATETGRHIRLEVDGGIKVDNIAQVAKAGADTFVAGSAIFGQDNYAQVIEAMRSELGKLGKA